Proteins found in one Limnohabitans sp. TEGF004 genomic segment:
- a CDS encoding amidohydrolase family protein, with the protein MTTISSSLPARPYRRIATEEAFSPPEMLEIYKRILAKDDVDVGFKHLMGFYMSSPSERATHIMRCLTDLDALRLQHMDEAGVDVQVIGLTSPGVQIMDKGTAVAFAPVANDILADAMRRHPDRLVGMIAVAPQDPAAAAKEIQRGVNQLGMHSVVINSHTQGEYLSDQKFWPIFEAAEAMDTPIYLHPNAMPASMIQHFIEAGLDGAIYGFGVETGLHALRLITSGVFDRFPKLQIILGHMGEALPFWAYRLDYMHAATVKSKRYPSVLPTKRKPSDYLRENFHITNSGVAWGAALKFTQDFMGPDRVLYAMDYPYQYVPEEVAMLESLDMAPQVRQAFFQDNAERLFKIAPAANANK; encoded by the coding sequence ATGACCACCATTTCGTCGTCTTTGCCTGCACGGCCTTATCGACGCATCGCCACTGAAGAGGCGTTTTCTCCCCCCGAAATGCTAGAAATTTACAAACGCATTTTGGCCAAAGATGATGTGGATGTGGGCTTCAAACACCTCATGGGCTTTTACATGAGCAGCCCGAGTGAGCGTGCCACGCACATCATGCGCTGCTTGACCGACTTGGATGCGTTGCGCTTACAGCACATGGACGAAGCGGGTGTAGATGTTCAAGTCATCGGGCTCACATCACCCGGCGTACAGATCATGGACAAAGGCACGGCTGTCGCGTTTGCACCCGTGGCCAACGACATCTTGGCAGATGCCATGCGTCGCCACCCTGATCGTTTGGTCGGCATGATTGCTGTTGCACCGCAAGACCCTGCTGCTGCAGCGAAAGAGATTCAACGTGGGGTGAACCAACTGGGCATGCACTCGGTGGTGATCAATTCGCACACCCAAGGTGAGTATTTGTCCGACCAAAAGTTTTGGCCCATTTTTGAAGCGGCTGAGGCGATGGACACACCCATTTATCTGCACCCCAATGCCATGCCTGCCAGCATGATTCAGCACTTCATCGAAGCCGGCTTAGATGGCGCGATTTATGGGTTTGGTGTGGAGACAGGTTTGCATGCCTTACGCCTCATCACCTCGGGCGTGTTTGATCGCTTTCCTAAGTTACAAATCATCTTGGGCCATATGGGTGAGGCCTTGCCGTTTTGGGCTTATCGCTTGGACTACATGCATGCTGCCACCGTTAAATCGAAGCGTTACCCCAGCGTGCTGCCCACGAAGCGCAAACCCAGCGACTACTTGCGCGAGAACTTTCACATCACCAACAGTGGTGTGGCTTGGGGCGCTGCACTGAAATTCACACAAGACTTCATGGGCCCAGATCGTGTGCTCTACGCCATGGACTACCCCTACCAATATGTCCCAGAAGAAGTGGCGATGTTGGAAAGCCTCGACATGGCACCGCAGGTGCGCCAAGCCTTTTTTCAAGACAACGCTGAGCGCTTGTTCAAAATTGCGCCAGCTGCCAACGCGAATAAATAA
- a CDS encoding tripartite tricarboxylate transporter substrate binding protein: MTSFDRRQAATFALAALGLFSFGAVAQTPYPSQPIKIIVPFTPGTGMDTIARVVGPRLSERLGQSVVVQNQPGASGNIGADAVAKSNPDGYTILMGANTMLMASQMYKNVSFDPVKDFAPVSMAAYGSLMLVANPKTGIKSLADLIKEAQAKPGAISFGSPGVGTPHHMAMELFKLESNTFMLHVPYRGSAGYTQDLLGGELNVGFLPVHIAQGFVKSGRLNALAVGSPKRHPVAPDVPTFDEVGVKRIDVDLWYAFFLPSKTPAAVVNRLNTEMAAILRQADVKDILGKAGMDASASTPAELSAIVAKDYPRWGTVIRTKQITAD; encoded by the coding sequence ATGACTTCTTTTGATCGCCGACAAGCGGCAACCTTTGCTCTCGCTGCCTTAGGGCTTTTCAGTTTTGGCGCTGTGGCGCAAACCCCTTACCCAAGCCAACCTATCAAAATCATTGTGCCTTTCACGCCCGGCACAGGCATGGACACGATTGCCCGTGTCGTGGGGCCCCGTTTGAGTGAACGATTGGGTCAGTCCGTGGTGGTGCAAAACCAACCGGGTGCCAGTGGCAACATTGGCGCAGATGCAGTGGCCAAATCCAATCCGGATGGGTACACCATCTTGATGGGGGCCAACACCATGTTGATGGCATCCCAGATGTACAAAAACGTGAGCTTCGATCCCGTGAAAGATTTCGCGCCTGTTTCAATGGCTGCTTACGGCTCGTTGATGTTGGTGGCCAATCCAAAAACGGGCATCAAGTCCTTGGCCGATTTGATCAAAGAGGCGCAAGCCAAGCCTGGTGCGATCAGTTTTGGTTCGCCTGGCGTGGGTACGCCACACCACATGGCGATGGAGTTGTTCAAACTCGAATCCAACACCTTCATGCTGCATGTGCCTTACCGTGGCTCTGCTGGCTACACACAAGACTTGTTGGGGGGTGAGCTGAATGTGGGCTTTTTACCTGTACACATCGCCCAAGGTTTTGTGAAAAGCGGTCGCTTGAATGCCTTGGCTGTCGGGAGTCCCAAACGTCATCCTGTGGCGCCTGATGTGCCGACCTTTGACGAGGTGGGGGTTAAGCGCATTGATGTGGATCTTTGGTACGCCTTTTTCTTGCCAAGCAAAACGCCTGCTGCTGTGGTGAACCGTTTGAATACCGAAATGGCAGCCATTTTGAGACAAGCTGATGTCAAGGATATTTTGGGTAAAGCCGGCATGGACGCCTCTGCATCGACTCCCGCAGAGCTATCGGCCATCGTTGCCAAAGATTACCCTCGTTGGGGGACTGTGATTCGCACCAAGCAAATCACAGCAGATTGA
- a CDS encoding FAD-dependent monooxygenase: MHSSFETDVVIIGGGPVGLGLAIELGQRGVHCILAERHTQTQPIPRGQNLTQRTMEHFHFWGAEPQLRAARTIPPEYGIGGLTAYGSLLSNHHYDWLQRELVKPYYFKDNERLPQYETEKVLRQRVAVLPTIKTLFGWGAETIAQDDEGATVTLTERSSKQQQIIRAKYVVGCDGSRSPTREQAGITQTLSDHDRCMVLLVFKSQELHTLLARFPGKSFYNVLHPDLKGYWKFFGRVDLGNTWFFHAPVPMGTTADNFDFKKYLHESVGEAFEIEFQHIGFWDLRFALADHYRAGRIFIAGDAAHSHPPYGGYGVNSGFEDARNLGWKLAAVLQGWGDDALLDSYDAERRPVFASTIDDFIAKSIETDRAFLEAFDPMRAPVAFEAAWAERSQGAVGEVHAFEPHYEGSPIVWPDTKAGHVCSAKGSHQFKARTGHHLAPVMLSNAHNVFDLLGDGFTLLALGADSTDAQVLTDAAAAAGVPLKVIHEHAGSHADRYEARWILVRPDQFVAWVSEEQTIHPDLAHQLFKRLRGQINHAAH; this comes from the coding sequence ATGCACTCTTCTTTTGAAACCGATGTGGTGATCATCGGCGGCGGCCCCGTGGGTCTTGGCTTGGCGATTGAGTTGGGGCAACGCGGTGTTCACTGCATATTGGCTGAACGCCACACGCAAACCCAACCTATTCCAAGGGGCCAAAACCTGACGCAGCGCACGATGGAGCACTTTCATTTTTGGGGTGCTGAGCCACAGCTGCGCGCAGCGCGAACCATTCCCCCTGAATACGGCATCGGTGGCTTGACCGCTTATGGTTCGTTGCTGAGCAACCATCACTACGACTGGCTGCAACGTGAACTGGTGAAGCCGTATTACTTCAAAGACAACGAACGTCTGCCCCAATACGAAACTGAAAAGGTATTGCGCCAACGCGTGGCCGTGCTGCCGACCATCAAGACGCTATTTGGCTGGGGAGCAGAAACCATCGCGCAAGACGATGAAGGCGCCACCGTCACACTGACTGAACGCAGCAGCAAACAACAACAAATCATCCGTGCGAAATATGTGGTGGGATGTGACGGCAGTCGATCGCCAACGCGAGAGCAAGCGGGCATCACACAAACACTGTCTGACCATGATCGGTGCATGGTGCTGCTGGTTTTCAAATCGCAAGAACTACACACGTTACTCGCTCGTTTCCCTGGCAAATCGTTTTACAACGTGCTGCATCCAGACCTCAAAGGGTATTGGAAGTTTTTCGGCCGTGTCGATCTGGGCAACACATGGTTCTTTCACGCACCAGTGCCCATGGGCACCACGGCAGACAACTTTGATTTCAAAAAATACCTTCATGAATCCGTGGGTGAGGCGTTTGAAATTGAGTTCCAACACATTGGGTTCTGGGATTTGAGGTTTGCCTTGGCCGACCACTACCGCGCAGGCAGGATCTTCATTGCTGGCGATGCTGCACACAGCCACCCACCTTATGGCGGCTATGGCGTCAATTCAGGGTTTGAAGATGCGCGTAACCTAGGTTGGAAGTTAGCCGCTGTCTTGCAAGGCTGGGGCGATGATGCCCTGCTCGACTCGTATGACGCTGAACGCCGCCCTGTGTTTGCCTCCACCATCGATGACTTCATTGCCAAATCCATTGAGACAGACCGTGCATTTTTAGAGGCCTTCGATCCCATGCGCGCGCCTGTCGCCTTCGAAGCGGCTTGGGCCGAAAGATCACAGGGCGCGGTGGGCGAGGTCCATGCGTTTGAACCCCACTACGAAGGCTCGCCGATTGTTTGGCCAGACACGAAGGCTGGACACGTGTGCAGCGCCAAAGGCTCACATCAATTCAAAGCGCGCACAGGGCACCACTTGGCACCCGTCATGTTGAGCAATGCGCACAATGTGTTTGATCTGTTAGGCGATGGTTTCACTCTGCTCGCCTTAGGTGCCGATTCAACCGACGCGCAAGTGCTGACAGATGCCGCAGCCGCTGCGGGCGTGCCACTGAAAGTCATTCACGAACATGCCGGCTCGCACGCTGACCGTTATGAAGCCCGTTGGATTTTGGTGCGCCCAGATCAATTCGTGGCGTGGGTCAGCGAAGAACAGACCATTCATCCAGACTTGGCCCATCAGTTATTCAAGCGCCTGCGCGGTCAGATCAACCACGCAGCGCATTGA